The Hevea brasiliensis isolate MT/VB/25A 57/8 chromosome 9, ASM3005281v1, whole genome shotgun sequence nucleotide sequence aatgttgtgtactaggccggatatcgcatatgctgttagtttgactagcaggtatcaatccaatccaggtttggaacactagagaagaactaaggatttattcttgatttatggaggtggagacttgcaattggatggttatactgattcttatttccaatcagatatcgatgatagaaagtctacctctggatatgtgttcatttgtaatggaggtgcgatcggttggaagagttccaaacagagcacgattgcagattccactcatcgaggtcgagtatattgtcgcatcgatgtcgcaaaagaagtcgcttggatgaagaagttcgtgatgtaacttacagagttccttccattgagtcaaggtTCCATTacaatcgtgacaacaatggagcatcatactgagctaaggaaccaaggtctcaccgtaaatccaaacacatagaaaggcgctaccacattatcgagaaatagttggcggcgatgtagccatgcagaaaatagcatcaccgaaaatctagctgatccattcactaagcctatgtcacagactcggttagaccgacatcttgagaagataggtctaagatattgtaatgactggctctagtgctagtgggagattgttagtagtatgccctagagaatatcatttagtatgtatcttgtacatatttttaataataaacggcatttccacttttccatttacataatatatttatgtgtaatagaaaaggtccattgatattttgttagaaatattattcttaagttgttaagaatatgagtgacaatatttctagcacaaagtatcataaataggttcacaatcgaggatacttcataataaggacatgacttatccagaaagattgtattcatgtttgttcccaagttatttatatgaaatataaataagatggaatggtgagtctcatgccatataaaaaacatgatatgcaattataaatgataattaggcgaacagtgacacttatgacaagcacatggagtttactcttgtcaatgttttgtcataaatcatatcgatgcatataatctttagactgagatagcacgcttatcttgtatataggtagtttgagtttgatatcgctttcatacttgtactatgtatgggtatatgggcatgtgttggctcctactagttatatatggaggtaggtgttgatcaagatggaatctgttcctctaagtaaatagagttaaaatcctatgttcatttaattgttcttgatgttttaagttcctggccaggacagatagatttattcagaaaagagtttctgatgagaaaatctttttaatcaagaactggaattaaaagagaacataatattcatagcaaatggagtttgacataaaccatgactcaaattgagtttggattttgtaacagagagattctagtgcatggtaacatatgattataggttcatttaaggtaaaccttattactaattgggtggctatggcatgctatgctaggtgttaaccatggtctatgaggttcataaaatgatttagagaaatcatttatggtaagaaagagttctgatgatattaagagttgatatcatgtctcattgccaattagtgatgagcctagtaagtcacacacaaacacaagttattacctatttaaatatgatttaattaattaattaaagagtttaattgattaattaaatagatttggtttgcaattaaattgcaaagtccctagcatgacttgaaaccaaatctagattattagatgtgtagtataaattaaatttatatttaaagtgtttaaatatgaatttaattgatgagaaattaattaatagagattaattaattaatttatatttgatataaattaattagaagaagaaaataattattttaggttaagaactcaaaattaagacacaggggcattttggtcatttcattacaggacacgtggcaccatgagatggtgacacatggcataacacataagcttgccaaatgttttttaatcatgtaagatgattaaaatcaagattaaatataggtttgacacttggcacaatgtgattgggtcacttaaacctagagctaatcaaaaggtgacatgtggctagggtttaatgtgttaacctagctatttaagtgtggttatgaaaagaaaacataaccagcagcctctcctctcaattgtcacgccactttgagcctcttcagctatttctcttcatctctcataaattcaaagagattagccatcaatctcttgaattaagaacactagaaattgtttctagtgtcatgtttacatctctaatctcttaaaaggcagaacttgaatttctaattaatagaaaaggctttagaagctgttcaagggctgtcataggtgttcttggtatggacaagctagagggacaacatctggtgtcctgaagacgaatctcaaaggcgcagacacgctgcagcacatcaagaggttagtgtaatcgttcttgatttaatctagggttctaaaattaatctgattaattttaaaatcttaaatggcaaatacagatccaaaaacatattaaaagagttttgatatgttgtttatcattgaaatcaaatagataaaaataaatcttgcatggtgcatgtgaattcaatggtataatcttgtgtttttcacgcttccgttccttcagaaagTACAGTCACACACTTGGGATCTTGAGAGAATTCAAAAGGAGATCGACTATACTAAAGCCATATTCAAATTTGAAAATGCATTGTGGGAAAACAATTGACAAATGAAAAGGACTTTTTGCAGTTTATGACTATCCTGTGGCAATATAAGAACCATTACCATACCATATTTCTTTTTGAAAGAATGTAAACGATGTATAATGACATGCCAAGAAAcacatgtttaattttttttaaagcttTCAGGACATtcattagcatgccaataggttaGAAGAAAGTGAGAAACCATTCTGCCTGTGTCTATAATTAGCCTTAATATGCCAAAATATCTCAACCATGTACACCGTTCAACAAGACCGAATTGTACTGTGTTATAAGGGTAAGAGAGAGAAAAGCTAATTCATACCTGCCCAACAAACTGTCCTCCAAAGACCTTGCCAAATTTTGGGGCGTCTGGCAAGGTAATACCCTGGAATATATTCAGCTTCAAAACAAATGGAAAGAATCTTAGTATAATTCAGAAACGAATACTTCCTTAGGCCTACCATATAAAATACTAGAAAGGATCGAGGAGAAAAAGATTCAGCAGGCATAGTTCTCCTAGCACAGATAGTCATACGCTTGATACATTCAGTAAAGGGAACTTGATTAACCATGTCCTGGTTTCACCTCATTTGCACCCAAAAAAAAGGGAAAGGGAATCTACCAAGCAAAGATTTTCAACTTGAGACCACTAAAAGGACAAAGTATAGGAGCAAAGCAACACGGGAAGAGTTGCTAACAGAAGATAATATCAGGTACTTGTTGAGGGATGGCTGTAGATAGGAGAAGAGAAGAGGAGAAAATTAAATGATCTGGAAATCAGTCACATAAATTAATTTATGGTAATGCTTAGACATGCCACAACGTAAAGATAAGTATGCATTATCAACTCTACATACATAACATGTTCCAAGGCACAGTGATCTGATCGGATtttcatcaaaaaaaaaaaaaagtccaaaTAGCATATGCCAGGAAGTAAAAGCCCTAAAGTAGAAAAATCCAAAATCAAGGGCAAGCATCTGCATACTTCTATTGGCTCCAAATGCAATATATTCTCCACAAGCGAACATGAGTCTGGAGTCTTATCAGCACTCCACATTGATTTTGGAAGAAGTAAAGTGCAATGTTCATGAGGCAGCAGCAAGCACGTCAACTTTGGCAAAGTTAAACAGACAAAATGCTCACTGTCAGTGTTCACTTCAGTTCCATTTTGCGATTAACAAAACataagtataatttttttttgaccACATAAAATGATACAAATATACACAAAAAGGATAATTTAGAGGGGAGAAAAAAAGCAGCATGCAGCTGGAACAACCTTGGTCAAAGCAATAACATCTGCCTGCTGAATGGAAGCAATGACACCTGCAAAAGCAAATTCATATCATTATTCCAGGACAAATGATTATTGAttcatttaaaataaatcatttatgaggaaaaaaattaaaagaatcaTTACATAACCACGTATaaattgtatttcttttaaaatgaaaaaaatttttgaattaaagaaaattagttgaattttttttctttttgtcgaAGATAAATAGGCACGCGCGCACAGCGCTTAGGGAAAATACTCACATTCTCATCCCATAAAGTAATAGAGTAAAAATAGAGTAAAAATGAAACAGAGAAAATCAGCTTCTAGCCATCACCAAAGTAATCACAGCGTTGCAATTGGAACTCAGGACGAGTGTCTTCCTCGGCATGAACTGATCCAGAAACTTCAACCTATATTCAAATCACGTATCAAATTTCAGCCGCCACAACATGGAgtagattgaaaaaaaaaacgcAAAACTAACCTTCCCTTCCCATATGAAATAGACTCCTTCCCCAGTCTCTCCCTCGCGAAGAATATATTGGCCTTTCTCTGCAACGCCAAAAAAAAAAACGAAACAAACAAAAGTCGGGAGTGAAAACAAGCtaattgaaataaataagaaaattcGTAATAACCATAGTCTTTAGCAATAACGAGCTGAGCAATTTTCTTGAGAGACGAGCTCGGGAGCCTCTGAAGCAAAGGAACAGCACCTAAGAACTCGATCACTACAAAATCAAATGGCTTTTAGCACCAAAAACATTATGTTATTCTAAGCAGCAACCACATTCAAATTCAAAACTAGATAAATATCTCTATTGATCTTCGTAAACTCACTTGATTCGGCGCCCATAATCAAGATTGATCTTTCTTTCTGTTACAATGCAGTGGATATATGTTCTTGTTATTTGGCCTGGAGCAGGAACGATGAAGAAAAGAAAGATAAAGGTAAAGAGATCCGAAGTGCCTGATATGCTAGTGTAGCCAAACAAACCGCGGTGCCATAAATATGAAGCCGAAGACGGATTGAGTTTTGGCGCTCGCTATTCAGTTACGTTTGACCAAATGCCCACGTGTTTTGCCTTTTTTGGCAAATTTGAATCCTCCGGTGCCACAGACCACTGCAAATCGCAACAGCAATTTCAATATCACCCCCATCACTACTCTCGCCTGTCCCAGCCGACATATTGAACAGGCACGCAAAAGTAGGCCATACCAGACCTTTTCCGTTCACATTCAAGCATTGCTCCATCAAAGAGCACATAGGTCCTACTCTTCAACTCGAATAATAtataaatcaaataaatgttaaaaatataataagtgaaaatttttaattatttttgcgGCACTTGGTGAATTTTATATTAAGATTCTGTTTGTTTAATAATTTGTTGTATTTTTTGATATTTAAGacacttaaaaaatattttttttaaccaATGAAAAAATATAagtcatttataaaaaaataacttatattttttaaaaaagaaaattattttttattttttaaattttaataattttattaaaatgtaaatataattatatatataaaatatatacatattattaatttaatattataaataaataataaaaatatttttatttcatatataagttatttattataattttatatatttaattaattaaattatattaagatGTGTTCAAATAGCATAttactaaatttaaaaatttaaatttaaaaattaatatgcataaattgaaatttaaaatattgaatatttattgtttaaattcattatataaataattattaattaaaatatagcatatattttataataatatttacaattttcaaaaattatacTCAAATAAACAGAATCTAAATCTTTTATAAAATTACCAAAACTTTaaaacataaattattaataaaaaaatattttttatatacaataaaaattaaaatatataaaattaaattcgtGAATTTTCTAATCATATATAATCATCGTCGTGTTCTGCATGCTGGATTCTCTAATATTCTATGTTCTTTCCAATTTCCAAAAGCGTGCTAATCCCCATCGTGCGGGAGCTGAGCATCTTCTATTCGCTGTGTAAAACTTTCCGCTGCGAGGGCCTTGCGTAGTAAACCTACGGGTTTACACTGGTGAATTTGAGCAGATTCGATGTATTTTATTagattaaattgaaaaaaatgaattttaataatatttaaattaaaattaataaattaaattataaaatacatatatttgatttttataataagTGAATTGAGTTTAATTtgagtaatttttatttattttaatttttttaatttttataatttaatttttattaaatatatatttttatatacatattattatgtattaattaaaaataaaaatttaatttaaaatttattattcagtaaaaataaaataaagttttacatatatatagtttgaattcaatttttattatattaactggagatttaaattaaaattttaatttataattatttttaaattataattaatatttaaatatataaaattattaattttaatttaaatttatttgagttCATcagtttataatttttattaacacCCCTAAGTAAACCTCCTACGAGCGGTTGTCCATCGTCGTAGAGCTTTCAGGAAGAGAGGTAGTCTCTGGGGTAAGCGGAGCATTTTTTATCAAACCGGCCCCACGTGTGAGGTAACGGACAAGGTAGCCTAAAGAAGAAGATGCTGACAGCTAGTGATTCACTGTTAAAAGTAAATCATGCTCTGTTTTTGttccataatttaaataataataataataataataataataataataattaaatttgaaataaatagaaataatttaaaataaattttacgaGTTTAAATTCCTGCTCTTTACCAATGTGCACAACGAATTATTTGCCAAATACAAAAACACAAACGAAAATCACTGCTCAGAAATCCTTTGCATTTCTTGAATAATCAAATTCAATAGTTAACTGAATCATTAGCAGACAAAGGGATCTTTTCATAAAAACAAGCCAGATTTAACAAAAATGAAAAAATACACAAGTTGCCAATCAATTCAAATCTATTTGAAATTAGGTTTAGAATGCAAACGATCAAAATTCTTCAGCAAAATTTCAAAATGATAACAGACACCACAAAATAAGTATCAACAAATGTTGCACTGGAACTCCAACAAGTGCTATGGCATCTGGGTGATCGAAGCACAAGCACTCATTTCTTTTTCTCTCCAGCTCCACCCGCTCTGAAATTGAACAAACAGACCAACAGAATGTTACAGAACTGGAATGGatatagaaaaagaaaagaaaaatacaatcaaATTTTTTTCTTTAGAATGCATTTTCCCCTAAATATTGCTTGTAACAGAACAAATAACTCAATGCTTACAGTCAATGAACATGGAAAGTAAAATACAAGACACAGGCCAGACATTACCTCATTTTCCGAAGAACAGAAGACATCTCCTCACGCTTCTTCTTGGCCCTCTTATGAGTACCCAGCTTTCTCTTTGCTACCTTTAGTGCACGCTTATCTTTCCCAACCTTTAGAAGCTCAGTAATCCTCTTCTCATAAGGAGCAAAACCAACCACCTCCCTGATGAGGCCCCTCACAAAACTGACCCTCTTGCTAGTTCTCTAAAAGAAAAATGTCGTGAAATGCCTTCGCATTAAAGGGTTATACATGGCACACGAAAATATTTCTAACTCCAGAGTCCAAACAGGATTATttcaataaaaagaaaagaaaattggccCACCCCCATTCTGCCAGAAGGATGTGGAGCCGATTCGTTCTTTGTCACTATATGTCCTTTATTTTGACCCACAAAAAGGCCAGTATCGAGCTGTCTTGATGCCATCACCTGTATATTAATATCTTCAAGTAATCTATCAAATTTACTACACAAGTCTCAAAACCCAGATGAAATAACTACCATAGTTTAACATAAATTTAATGTTACAGTAATTGAATTGCTCTAGTGCATGACTTAAACAAATAAGCATACTCAGAAATGGAGTTGCAGCTTTGAAGTTTGCAAATTCTACAGATAGAAGATATTTAATTAGTAGCACATCAAAAGTCTGAGTATACTTTTTGTTGAACAAAAACAAAAAAGGCCCTTAaggttttcttcaccaaagttaacttttaaacaattttttttttatccattttagTGAAATTTCTTAAGCAATGtaaacattttaaaaaaaataataacgaGATGACACCTATATGAAACACTACACACACAAGGATTACAGTTTTTTATTAGAGTCCCAAAATATGTAATGCAAAGAATCAATTTTCAAACAAGCTGATTTTTAGCATACTTGATCTACCAAATGAGACCCATCATAAGGTGAGTCTTGATCTCATATAGCTTTAAAATTACATGTAACATGAGAAATTAACAATTCATACAATTAAAATTGTAAGTTGTATTCCCATGAATGTAATATCAACTATATAAATATAGAAACCCACCATATGATGAGTCCCATTTAATAGACCAATTATACTAAAATCAGCTCAAGTTTACAACTATGAGTTATTTAACCACACATTTTGCAAGCCCTAAAATACTTGCATATATGGGGTCAAATAGGTACTCAGAATTGCAATAAAAAATGATTTTCTAATGTGTGTAAATTTGCACTCGTTAAGATTCATTTAATGCAGCCCGATAACTACAATTTTCAATTCATTAAATGTAATTTGCACCCATTTAGCACAGTTCTCCTTTTTGTTATTAAAATTATAGTTTCACATATTAGTGGGGTGCATTAAATGAATCTTAATGAGTGCAAATTTGCAACTATTAAAAAAAtcgcaataaaaaaaattaaaactaaaagcTTACAAAATTCCATTATTTGAAATGCTTACTTTAGCAGGTCAAAATTGTGTGTGTACCATCATAAATGTGTGGCAGAATACTTCAGAAAGAAAATAACACTGAAATCATGCAAAACTAAAGGTAAAGGACAAATTTCATTGCTTCAAAGCACCTAATTTCCCAATCAAATTGGGTGTATAACATCACAGCAACCTACTTCTGACAGAaaataatattgaaatcaatCAAAACTAATCGTAAAAAGACTAATTCCATTACTTCAAATGCataattacccaatcaaaataggGTGTATACCATCACAAATATGTAGCAGACTACTTCTGAAAGAAAATAACACTAAAATCAACCAAACTTTAGGTAAACGAGAAATAAATCAATTTCAATATTTAGACATTACATTTTACAGGCTATGTGCTACAGTCCATGCTGAAAAGAACAAGTTAAATAAGCACAGACATGAAGCTAGCGTGGGTGGGTGACAattgagaaaatcagattgaaacAATCATAAATTTTAAGGATAGGCACTCTGGCTTTCATTCTCCAAGAATCAAGACTTGTAAGAATCTCCCATGCCCACATTCTACCCCGTTTGGATGCGAATGTAGCTACAACCTATAATAACAGTATCCAGCAAAACCAGATAAAATTAGACGAGTAGGATTCAACGTCAACAAATTACATTTGATATAGCAGGGGTAAAGCGAAACAATATATATACATTACCCAATGTAAGCTAAAACTACAACTCGACTCACTCTAGTGCAGGCATTGGCACGGTGTTTCTCGGCAGTATAGCGGAGAGTTAAGCTTTAAAAACAAGCTTCTAATAATCAAGGCAAATCTAACAATGAATGTAAAATTTCTAAGCTCAATATAAAGAGACATATTCAGCTGTAGCGAGCTGGGAAAAGTTTCCAGTAATAGAGAAGGAATTTTCTTGCTCACCAAACAGCTCCGAAGAAGATTTCCCTGGAAAACCTCAGAGAAAAACTGCGAGAAAGAACATGAAAGCCAGGAAATCAAATATCATTACGAAAGAAATAATTCTTCATAGAGTTTCAAATATCACACACACGCTACACCTTCAAAGTTCAGGGGACGGAGACTGCGATCCAATAAAAAAAAACCTAGGGTTTATGGTTCACGGAGTAGCTGGTAATTAAATGATAAATTCCGGGTCGGGTTCATAAAAGGGCAATAGTTTCTCGGACTATCGCTATGGATCCGGGAAAAAACAAACGGTGACGTTTAGAAGGATAATAAAATATTGCGACCTTTTCATTTTTTCCCGCCCTTCAATATTGCCGCCTTCTCAGTTCTCATGCGTAAAATAAACTCTTAACTGATTTGGAGTAGAAATCGCACCGTGCTTAGGATTACTTCTCCGTCTCTTACAAGGATTAGGGTTTTAGGGAATCAACTAACCCTAAAATCTCTTTAAATAGGAACATGTTTTGCCCCTTCTTTCCCATCTCATCAGTCTCATTGTAAGTAAAAAGATTGATTGAGAAGGAGAGGGCTTTCAAGATTTCTTAAAATGGAACTTGTACAGAACGTGTTTTCTCTCTTGCCTGACGACAACGATAGAGAAATTGAAGAGTTCATCGGTGTAGTTGCTGGGGAGGCAAGGGTTACtcaggaggaggaggagaagcgGGGGCAAGGACAGAAGGCGGAACCCAAGAAGCAGAAGCAGCAGGAAGAGAACCAGTGCCATCCTGCTATGACGCGCGCCAAGTGTCCTGTTCTTTCAAAGTCGTTGTACAAGAGCAATATCGAGAAACCAGCCCAAGAAGGTAAAGATCAAGTAGAGGATGTTAAGGAGAAAGGAATAGCCGATGTTTTCCAAGATAATGCAATGGCGAATGGTTATCATCAAGAGATGGCTAGTCATAATCGGGGGTATAGTAGCGGAGGGGATAATGGGTATCAGGGAAATGAGGTAGGGGAGGGACGTTATAGAAGGAATTATGGAAGGGGTAATCTCTATCGAGAGAATAATGGAGGGGAGCAAGGTTTTGGAGGTGAGGGAATTTATAGAATGAATTGTGGAAGGGGTAATCTTTATTGAGAGAATAATGGAGGGGAGCAAGGTTTTGGAGGTGAGGGAAGTTATAGAAGGAATTATGGAAGGCGTAATCTTTATCAGGAGAACAATGGAGGGGAACAAGGTTTCGGAAGGGAGAGAAGTTATAGAAGGAATTATGGAAGGGGTGATCTTTATCAGGAGAGCAATGGAGGAAAACAAGGTTTTGTAGGAGATGGAAATTATGGGGGAAGTAATTTTTATCAAGATAATAATGGAAGGGAAGAAGGCTATGGGGCTCATCCTGGTGGTATAAGAGGAAGAGGCCGTGGTCGAGGGAGAGGGTTCAATGAAAATAATAATGGGTCTGAAGATCTCGTTTTCGAAGAAACACAACATGTGGTGAAGGATGTCGATGGCAGTGTGGAGAGACAGAAGAATGGCGACTTGATTACTGGAGACAGCAATAACGGGGTTCAGATATCTGATAATACTGAAAAGAAAGAAATGATGCAAAGCAGCCAGTCAATGGTGATAGCAGCAGTCGTGGAGCGGAAGCTGCTGATTCTAAcaaggagaagaaaaagaaaaagaagaacaaagtTAATGGTCGTTCTAACAAGAAGCATCAAGAGGAAGAGAAAAGTCCTGCAAACTCCATGACCTACCAAGAGTATGAGAAAGTGCTACTTGAGAAGAAGAGAGCTTTGGAAGCAATGGTGAATTCTGAGAAACCGAGAGCTACTATGGACAAGGATTTTCAGTCGATGCAACCCATTGGTAAAAAGAAAGAGGGAAGCAGCATCAAGCCCAATACTTCTGAAAACAATCTGATGAAGAAAGGTGGAGTTGCCAACAAGGATAATGCCCCCAAGACAATGAACATTGATGAGTTCCTGAAGCCAGCAAAGGGGAAGAAATCTTTTGCAAGCTATGGTGGTCGTACTAGATATCAGAGTGAGAGACCTAGTGATGAGCCTGGGGACATTAATAATGACCGAAGGTTTTCAAGGCAAGCACCTGTTCCTAGGTTCGATGATATTGTCCAATTTCCCTCTCTTGGAGGAGAAGCAACAAAATGATTCGGCtggttattattactattatttttattattattttattgagTTAGGAACATATTCtggttttgtatttttttttcctttaattctGCTTGgaacaaaagaaatataatagtAATTTTGCAATTTTTTCAGTGTAAATTCTTATTTTCAACTGTGATCTGTCCAGCTGTGTTCAAATTCTGCTCGTGACAATCTTCAAATACAAAATCTGGAGTCAAGACTTCAATTTACGGATTTTTGACTTGTCTATGGAAAGTTGAGCGGTTATTGTACTGGAAACCTCGTGTCATTATACACGATTCCAATAACATCGAACAGTTAAAAACCATCGGTACTGGGCTTCAACTGAGCTCAGATTTCGGTGGGGCTGggatattgctgttgatttgagccCATGTGAACAGGGTCTGGAGGCCCAAGAGCcggttttaaaaattaaaacacgGCCATGATGGGAATGGCGGCTCTGCGTCAAAGAGAGACTCCAATGATCGAACAAAGGACAGGGAATCTAAGCATTAGATATAGAAGATTCTTGGGGAGGCCAACTTAGAAGGGAAATGGGTCTGACTAGCTCTGGTTTTTCTCTCTATAAACTACGCTTATTTTTTATGAAAGTTtcatccttttctttttctttaacgaatcacttttattaattttcatctaATAAATGAAATTTCAATTGAAAGCTCCAAAGAACCCAAATTTTTGCAGCTCAAGTGCCCACCAGGCACCAACTAAATACCCTGTCTTATTCTGATTCCAGATGCTGATTAGTGTTTTCTAGTGCTTTTCTTACTTGTTTCCACTAATTGTTTGCTTATGAAACACTTGAGCTTATGATGATCTTCGCTTTCTTGTTTCATAAAATCTCTTAAGAGGTATGTAATTAAATCCTTTTTCGTTTTAGTTCTAAAATTCCACAACCTTCGTTTCTTTCAgttccaaatcttcaattttgtgTTTTTACCCTTGCGTTTAATCagcactcttttttttttttttttttttttttctgtgaaGGCCCCAATCACAAATTTGCGTTGTTCATTACTGTATTCCCTTGGAATATTGGTTCTAGTTTCAAACCCAGTATTTatttatgcattttttttttcacgGTGTTTTCTTTTTCGAGCCATTGT carries:
- the LOC110644546 gene encoding 60S ribosomal protein L36-3 isoform X1, which produces MWAWEILTSLDSWRMKARVMASRQLDTGLFVGQNKGHIVTKNESAPHPSGRMGRTSKRVSFVRGLIREVVGFAPYEKRITELLKVGKDKRALKVAKRKLGTHKRAKKKREEMSSVLRKMSGLWHRRIQICQKRQNTWAFGQT
- the LOC110644546 gene encoding 60S ribosomal protein L36-3 isoform X3, yielding MASRQLDTGLFVGQNKGHIVTKNESAPHPSGRMGRTSKRVSFVRGLIREVVGFAPYEKRITELLKVGKDKRALKVAKRKLGTHKRAKKKREEMSSVLRKMSGLWHRRIQICQKRQNTWAFGQT
- the LOC110644546 gene encoding 60S ribosomal protein L36-3 isoform X2, translating into MWAWEILTSLDSWRMKARVMASRQLDTGLFVGQNKGHIVTKNESAPHPSGRMGRTSKRVSFVRGLIREVVGFAPYEKRITELLKVGKDKRALKVAKRKLGTHKRAKKKREEMSSVLRKMRAGGAGEKKK
- the LOC131183458 gene encoding RGG repeats nuclear RNA binding protein A-like: MELVQNVFSLLPDDNDREIEEFIGVVAGEARVTQEEEEKRGQGQKAEPKKQKQQEENQCHPAMTRAKCPVLSKSLYKSNIEKPAQEGKDQVEDVKEKGIADVFQDNAMANGYHQEMASHNRGYSSGGDNGYQGNEVGEGRYRRNYGRGNLYRENNGGEQGFGENNGGEQGFGGEGSYRRNYGRRNLYQENNGGEQGFGRERSYRRNYGRGDLYQESNGGKQGFVGDGNYGGSNFYQDNNGREEGYGAHPGGIRGRGRGRGRGFNENNNGSEDLVFEETQHVVKDVDGSVERQKNGDLITGDSNNGPVNGDSSSRGAEAADSNKEKKKKKKNKVNGRSNKKHQEEEKSPANSMTYQEYEKVLLEKKRALEAMVNSEKPRATMDKDFQSMQPIGKKKEGSSIKPNTSENNLMKKGGVANKDNAPKTMNIDEFLKPAKGKKSFASYGGRTRYQSERPSDEPGDINNDRRFSRQAPVPRFDDIVQFPSLGGEATK